One Shewanella sp. MR-4 DNA window includes the following coding sequences:
- a CDS encoding malate synthase — MNMSIINSHQIQPNLNSFIAEEVLAVAQVNVAEHEKLAQAKQFLDRHFPLDAGSHQDVISYVVYYQHLLAFFADGSHSGLRQTKQFVAFNGTKDAPSAIVLQDQGCHVELCFDRTGMIGARDLANLEDVQIEAPVELAAEPTETRNTTSRHWLSLLHAGMPSANDIQDKLFTAKDGGDYSLQRIVNL, encoded by the coding sequence TCTAAACAGCTTCATCGCAGAAGAAGTGCTTGCCGTCGCCCAAGTGAACGTGGCCGAGCATGAAAAACTAGCCCAGGCGAAGCAGTTCCTCGACCGTCATTTCCCACTGGATGCGGGTTCGCACCAGGATGTGATCAGCTATGTGGTTTACTACCAACACCTGCTGGCATTTTTTGCCGACGGCAGCCACAGCGGATTACGCCAAACCAAGCAGTTTGTTGCCTTCAACGGCACTAAAGATGCGCCAAGCGCCATAGTGTTACAGGACCAAGGCTGCCATGTAGAGTTGTGTTTCGACCGCACTGGCATGATAGGCGCGCGGGATTTAGCGAATTTGGAAGATGTGCAAATCGAAGCGCCCGTTGAGTTAGCCGCCGAACCCACAGAGACACGTAATACCACCTCGCGCCACTGGTTAAGCCTGTTACATGCAGGAATGCCAAGCGCTAACGATATTCAAGACAAGCTGTTTACCGCTAAAGATGGTGGCGACTACAGCCTGCAACGTATCGTGAATCTCTAA
- a CDS encoding YeiH family protein: MNFSSIVSQLKQPHRLVFICAALLCLAPVISSPMALVLGFTLASLGWVPNDWNIAALTKKLLSYSIIGLGFGINFNAAIEASSHNLGLIVGSIIFTLILGFLVTRALKFDPITGHLIASGTAICGGSAIAAVSPAINAKPDQTATALACVFVLNSVALFLFPALGHLLNMSQYDFGVWSAIAIHDTSSVVGAASAYGDEALKTATTIKLARALWIIPIALVSALIFGGDKRKLNLPYFIGFYCLAIAIAHWLPQFQPLYDTLFMVSKRTLVLCLFLIGAGITVQKMRASGPKPLLLGVVLWAAIGITSLGYILYFQ, translated from the coding sequence ATGAATTTTTCATCGATAGTCTCGCAACTTAAGCAACCTCATCGCCTTGTATTTATCTGCGCCGCGCTACTGTGTCTCGCGCCTGTTATCTCATCCCCTATGGCGCTTGTGCTCGGTTTTACCTTGGCCAGCCTAGGTTGGGTGCCAAACGACTGGAATATCGCCGCCCTCACCAAAAAATTACTGTCCTATTCGATTATCGGCTTAGGCTTTGGCATTAACTTCAATGCCGCGATTGAGGCCAGCAGCCATAACCTAGGATTAATTGTCGGCTCGATTATTTTTACGCTGATCTTGGGCTTTTTGGTGACTCGCGCTTTAAAGTTTGACCCGATCACAGGGCACTTAATCGCCTCTGGCACCGCCATCTGTGGCGGCAGCGCCATTGCCGCCGTATCACCCGCCATTAATGCCAAACCAGACCAAACCGCCACCGCATTAGCCTGTGTATTTGTACTCAACTCGGTGGCATTGTTTTTATTCCCCGCCCTCGGACATTTGCTCAATATGAGCCAATACGATTTTGGCGTGTGGAGTGCCATCGCGATTCACGACACCTCCTCAGTCGTCGGCGCGGCCTCTGCCTACGGTGATGAAGCACTTAAAACCGCCACGACCATTAAACTGGCGCGCGCACTGTGGATTATCCCCATCGCCCTTGTCAGTGCGCTGATCTTTGGCGGCGATAAACGTAAGCTTAACCTACCGTATTTTATCGGATTTTACTGTTTAGCCATCGCAATCGCCCATTGGTTACCGCAGTTTCAGCCGCTCTACGACACGCTGTTTATGGTATCGAAACGTACCTTGGTCCTGTGTCTGTTCTTGATTGGTGCGGGGATTACGGTGCAAAAAATGCGAGCGAGCGGCCCTAAGCCTTTGCTGCTGGGCGTGGTTCTGTGGGCGGCGATAGGAATTACGTCTTTAGGTTATATTCTGTATTTTCAATAG
- a CDS encoding helix-turn-helix transcriptional regulator: MKDIVIIGLLALIMCFKLFDISSDIQLGIPQWHLVQEAILLVLTAVGAIYLSYDLIRRSREVKALAKRLEYADKKIDNMSTQMRSARQEYSQAVANQFDTWGFTKSEQQVAFLLLKGLSFKEIAEVRQTKEKTVRQQASTIYGKADVDGRHTFCAWFMEDFIQEHNQELAANESDSAHKAA; encoded by the coding sequence ATGAAGGATATTGTCATTATTGGTCTGTTGGCACTCATCATGTGCTTTAAGCTTTTTGACATTAGTTCCGACATTCAATTAGGCATTCCGCAATGGCATTTAGTGCAGGAAGCCATACTCTTAGTGCTCACCGCCGTTGGAGCCATCTACCTCAGTTACGATTTAATTCGCCGCTCGCGCGAGGTAAAAGCCTTAGCAAAACGCCTCGAGTATGCCGATAAAAAAATCGACAATATGTCGACCCAAATGCGCTCCGCCAGACAGGAATACAGCCAAGCCGTTGCAAACCAGTTTGATACTTGGGGTTTTACCAAGAGCGAGCAGCAAGTCGCATTTTTATTGCTTAAAGGGCTGAGTTTTAAAGAAATTGCCGAAGTGAGACAGACAAAAGAGAAAACCGTGCGCCAACAGGCATCGACCATTTATGGCAAGGCCGACGTAGATGGTCGCCACACCTTTTGTGCTTGGTTTATGGAGGATTTTATTCAAGAACATAACCAAGAACTGGCGGCAAACGAGTCCGATAGCGCCCATAAAGCCGCTTAA